In one Haloplanus salinus genomic region, the following are encoded:
- a CDS encoding creatininase family protein codes for MHLSDVTWTDVRDADADLALLPVGSTEQHGPHAPLGTDALHAETVAEAGADRHDDTVAVAPTIPVGVAEEHRRFDGTLWVSPDTFRRYVRDVVGSLAHHGMDRVVVVNGHGGNVPALGEVTATVSRHDDAYAVPFTWFEAVGDRSSEMGHGGPLETALLRATHPELVREDRIDEARAGASDGWGDWVSSTNLAHDSAEFTENGVVGDPGTGGAELGDELLERAAEALDRLLTAVADRDVSRPAGR; via the coding sequence ATGCACCTCAGCGACGTGACTTGGACGGACGTTCGCGACGCCGACGCCGACCTCGCCCTGTTACCGGTCGGGAGCACCGAACAGCACGGCCCGCACGCCCCCCTCGGTACCGACGCGCTCCACGCCGAGACGGTCGCCGAGGCCGGCGCGGACCGTCACGACGATACCGTGGCCGTCGCCCCGACGATTCCCGTCGGCGTCGCCGAGGAACACCGGCGTTTCGACGGAACGCTCTGGGTGTCGCCGGATACGTTCCGGCGCTACGTCCGCGACGTGGTGGGGAGTCTCGCCCACCACGGCATGGATCGGGTGGTCGTCGTCAACGGCCACGGGGGGAACGTCCCCGCCCTAGGGGAGGTGACGGCGACGGTGTCTCGTCACGACGACGCGTACGCCGTCCCGTTCACGTGGTTCGAGGCGGTGGGTGACCGTAGCTCGGAGATGGGCCACGGCGGGCCGCTGGAGACGGCGTTGTTGCGGGCGACCCACCCCGAACTCGTCCGGGAGGACCGGATCGACGAGGCGCGGGCTGGGGCGAGCGACGGCTGGGGCGACTGGGTGTCGAGCACGAACCTCGCCCACGACTCGGCGGAGTTCACGGAGAACGGGGTCGTCGGCGACCCGGGGACGGGCGGCGCCGAACTCGGCGACGAGTTGCTGGAGCGGGCGGCCGAGGCGTTGGACCGGCTGCTGACGGCGGTGGCTGATCGGGACGTGTCGCGGCCGGCGGGGCGGTAG
- a CDS encoding ABC transporter ATP-binding protein: MDVPAAADDDPFEEQRERTANPMRRLFAEYGREQAGPFSVGVAASVLARFLDLLPPLLLGIAVDAIFLDESAFGLPLVPGAWLPTDPETQFWLVVGIVLCSFLGGAGLHWVRNWGWNRFAQYVQHAVRTDTYDAMQRLNMTFFADKQTGEMMSVLSNDVNRLERFLNDGLNSAFRLGVMVVGIATLLFWMNPQLAVVALLPVPLIAVFTYRFVNTIQPKYAEVRSTVGQVNSRLENNLGGIQVIKTSNTEGYEADRVEDVSGDYFDANWDAIETRIRFFPGLRVLAGVGFALTFTIGGLWVFRGEGPWLFTGTLRPGEFVAFILYSQRFIWPMAQFGQIINMYQRAYASAARIFGLMDEDAGIDERPDAEELVVDAGRVTYDDVTFSYDDDPILEDVRFTAEGGDTLALVGPTGAGKSTALKLLLRMYDVDSGSITVDGRDVRDVTLTSLRGAIGYVSQETFLFYGTVRENITYGTFDASDEDVVAAAKAAEAHEFVTNLPDGYDTMVGERGVKLSGGQRQRLAIARAMLKDPELLILDEATSDVDTETEMLIQRSLDRLTADRTTFVIAHRLSTVKDADRIVVLEDGRVAERGTHEDLLAADGLYASLWGVQAGEIDDLPEEFVERATRRGARTDGVELRSESNDD; the protein is encoded by the coding sequence ATGGACGTCCCCGCGGCCGCGGACGACGACCCCTTCGAGGAGCAGCGGGAGCGGACGGCCAACCCGATGCGACGGCTGTTCGCCGAGTACGGGCGCGAACAGGCCGGTCCCTTCTCGGTCGGCGTCGCCGCCAGCGTCCTCGCCCGCTTTCTCGACCTGTTGCCGCCGCTCCTCCTCGGCATCGCCGTCGACGCTATCTTCCTCGACGAGAGCGCGTTCGGCCTCCCGCTGGTGCCCGGCGCGTGGCTGCCGACCGACCCCGAAACGCAGTTCTGGCTGGTCGTCGGCATCGTCCTCTGTTCGTTCCTCGGCGGCGCCGGTCTCCACTGGGTGCGCAACTGGGGCTGGAACCGGTTCGCACAGTACGTCCAGCACGCCGTCCGGACCGACACGTACGACGCGATGCAGCGGCTGAACATGACCTTCTTCGCCGACAAGCAGACGGGGGAGATGATGTCGGTGCTGTCGAACGACGTGAATCGCCTCGAACGGTTCCTCAACGACGGCCTGAACTCGGCGTTCCGCCTGGGCGTGATGGTCGTCGGCATCGCCACGCTGCTGTTCTGGATGAACCCGCAACTCGCCGTCGTGGCGCTGCTTCCCGTCCCACTCATCGCCGTCTTCACCTACCGGTTCGTGAACACGATCCAGCCGAAATACGCCGAGGTCCGGTCGACGGTTGGGCAGGTGAACTCCCGGCTGGAGAACAACCTCGGCGGCATCCAGGTTATCAAGACGAGCAACACCGAAGGCTACGAGGCCGACCGGGTGGAGGACGTCTCCGGCGACTACTTCGACGCCAACTGGGACGCCATCGAGACGCGCATCCGCTTTTTCCCCGGCCTCCGGGTGCTCGCGGGCGTCGGCTTCGCGCTCACGTTCACCATCGGCGGCCTCTGGGTGTTCCGGGGCGAGGGACCGTGGCTCTTCACCGGCACGCTCCGCCCCGGCGAGTTCGTCGCGTTCATCCTCTACAGCCAGCGGTTCATCTGGCCGATGGCGCAGTTCGGGCAGATCATCAACATGTACCAGCGGGCGTACGCCTCCGCAGCCCGCATTTTCGGCCTGATGGACGAGGACGCGGGCATCGACGAACGTCCGGACGCCGAGGAGCTCGTCGTCGACGCGGGGCGAGTCACGTACGACGACGTGACCTTCAGCTACGACGACGACCCCATCCTCGAGGACGTGCGCTTCACCGCCGAGGGGGGCGACACGCTGGCGCTCGTCGGCCCCACGGGAGCCGGGAAATCGACCGCGCTGAAGCTCCTGCTTCGGATGTACGACGTAGATTCCGGCTCGATCACGGTCGACGGACGGGACGTGCGCGACGTGACGCTCACCAGCCTCCGTGGCGCCATCGGCTACGTCAGCCAGGAGACGTTCCTGTTCTACGGGACGGTCCGCGAGAACATCACCTACGGGACCTTCGACGCGAGCGACGAGGACGTCGTCGCCGCCGCGAAGGCCGCCGAGGCCCACGAGTTCGTCACGAACCTCCCCGACGGCTACGACACGATGGTCGGCGAGCGCGGCGTCAAGCTCTCCGGGGGCCAGCGTCAGCGCCTCGCCATCGCGCGAGCGATGCTGAAAGACCCCGAGCTACTGATCCTCGACGAGGCGACCAGCGACGTTGACACGGAGACGGAGATGCTGATCCAGCGGTCGCTGGATCGGCTCACCGCCGACCGCACCACGTTCGTCATCGCCCACCGTCTCTCGACGGTGAAGGACGCGGATCGGATCGTCGTCCTCGAAGACGGGCGGGTCGCCGAGCGCGGTACGCACGAGGATCTCCTCGCCGCCGACGGCCTCTACGCCAGCCTCTGGGGCGTGCAGGCGGGGGAGATCGACGATCTGCCCGAGGAGTTCGTCGAGCGGGCGACGCGGCGAGGTGCCCGGACCGACGGCGTGGAGCTTCGGTCGGAGTCGAACGACGACTGA
- a CDS encoding DUF1289 domain-containing protein codes for MVRSPCVSVCEVENGVCTACNRTLEDIARWSRMSERERLERMRELAAADDE; via the coding sequence ATGGTCCGCTCCCCCTGCGTCTCCGTCTGTGAGGTCGAGAACGGCGTCTGTACGGCCTGTAATCGGACGCTCGAAGACATCGCGCGGTGGTCGCGTATGAGCGAACGGGAACGGCTCGAACGGATGCGCGAACTCGCCGCGGCGGACGACGAGTAG
- a CDS encoding DUF7538 family protein — protein sequence MSLDSLADREGWHTEGFAARVHYRGEGDRYAVEYYAPSDCVLYWKVKGDGETAVPVGRETVPDPLRERVRLDLDAAGIDPAAEGRSL from the coding sequence ATGAGCCTCGACTCGCTCGCCGACCGCGAGGGGTGGCACACGGAGGGGTTCGCGGCTCGGGTCCACTATCGCGGCGAGGGCGACCGGTACGCGGTCGAGTACTACGCGCCGAGCGACTGCGTCCTCTACTGGAAGGTGAAGGGCGACGGGGAGACGGCGGTGCCCGTGGGGCGGGAGACGGTGCCCGATCCGCTCCGTGAACGCGTGCGGCTGGACCTCGACGCCGCGGGAATCGATCCGGCGGCCGAGGGACGGTCGCTGTAA
- a CDS encoding DUF192 domain-containing protein, protein MCRRTIRALLVACLVLGAGCAGVAPTEPSGTPTPSAAVDDDAPSTTTAAPVATPGSDYDTTTVVLLDANGTELAAVDAWVADTFRKQYTGLSDTEALDDGHGMLFVFDGEGDRSFVMRDMAFPLDMVFVAANGTITTIHHAPVESGGDLTQYSGRAKYVLEVPMGYTNETGVEVGDRIRVEGR, encoded by the coding sequence ATGTGCCGTCGAACGATCCGCGCCCTCCTCGTCGCCTGCCTCGTTCTCGGTGCGGGCTGTGCGGGGGTGGCACCCACGGAGCCGAGCGGGACACCAACTCCGTCGGCGGCCGTGGACGACGACGCCCCGAGTACCACGACGGCGGCGCCCGTTGCGACCCCCGGCAGCGACTACGACACGACGACCGTCGTCCTCCTCGACGCGAACGGGACGGAGCTAGCGGCGGTCGACGCGTGGGTCGCGGATACGTTTCGGAAGCAGTACACCGGCCTGAGCGATACGGAGGCGCTCGACGACGGGCACGGGATGCTGTTCGTATTCGACGGCGAGGGTGACCGCTCGTTCGTGATGCGCGACATGGCCTTCCCGCTCGATATGGTGTTCGTCGCCGCGAACGGCACCATCACGACCATCCACCACGCGCCGGTGGAGTCGGGCGGCGATCTGACGCAGTATTCCGGCCGGGCGAAATACGTCCTCGAAGTCCCGATGGGCTACACGAACGAGACGGGCGTCGAAGTCGGTGACCGGATACGGGTCGAGGGCCGATGA
- a CDS encoding signal recognition particle protein Srp54 encodes MVLDNLGSSLRGTLSKLQGKSRLDEDDVSEVVKEIQRSLLQADVDVSLVMELSDAIETRALEEEPPAGTSARDHVLKIVYEELVDLIGESTEIPLEPQTILLAGLQGSGKTTSAAKMAWWFSKKGLRPAVIQTDTFRPGAYDQAEQMAGRAEVEFYGDPDSDDPVQIARDGLAATEDADVHIVDTAGRHALEDDLIDEIEEIESVVDPDRSLLVLDAAIGQGAKEQARQFDDSIGIDGVVITKLDGTAKGGGALTAVNETESSIAFLGTGETVQDIERFEPNGFISRLLGMGDLKQLSERVERAMAETGEEDDDWDPQDIMKGSFTLKDMQKQMEAMNNMGPLDQVMDMIPGMGGGLMDQLPDDAMDVTQDRMRKFDVAMDSMTDEELENPRVIGQERVERIARGSGVPAESIRELLEQHKMMERTIKQFQGMGDGDMQRMMKKMQQGDGGGGMGGMGGMGPFG; translated from the coding sequence ATGGTACTCGACAATCTGGGGAGTTCCCTGCGCGGCACCCTCTCGAAGCTGCAGGGGAAGTCCCGTCTCGACGAGGACGACGTTTCGGAGGTCGTCAAGGAGATCCAGCGGTCGTTGCTCCAAGCCGACGTCGACGTCTCCCTCGTGATGGAGCTTTCGGACGCCATCGAGACGCGCGCGCTGGAGGAGGAGCCACCCGCCGGCACGAGCGCCCGCGATCACGTCCTCAAGATCGTCTACGAGGAACTGGTCGACCTGATCGGCGAGTCGACGGAGATTCCGCTGGAACCGCAGACGATCCTGCTCGCCGGCCTGCAGGGGTCGGGGAAGACCACCTCCGCCGCGAAGATGGCGTGGTGGTTCTCGAAGAAGGGCCTTCGCCCCGCGGTCATCCAGACGGACACCTTCCGGCCCGGCGCCTACGACCAAGCCGAGCAGATGGCCGGCCGCGCCGAGGTGGAGTTCTACGGCGACCCCGACTCGGACGATCCGGTCCAGATCGCTCGCGATGGGCTAGCAGCGACCGAAGACGCCGACGTCCACATCGTCGACACGGCGGGTCGTCACGCCCTCGAAGACGACCTGATCGACGAAATCGAGGAGATCGAGTCGGTCGTCGACCCCGACCGCTCGTTGCTCGTCCTCGACGCCGCCATCGGGCAGGGCGCGAAGGAGCAAGCCCGCCAGTTCGACGACTCCATCGGCATCGACGGCGTCGTCATCACGAAACTCGACGGGACGGCGAAAGGCGGCGGCGCGCTGACCGCCGTCAACGAAACCGAGTCCTCCATCGCCTTCCTCGGTACCGGCGAGACGGTCCAGGACATCGAGCGCTTCGAACCCAACGGCTTCATCTCCCGGCTGTTGGGGATGGGCGACCTCAAACAGCTCTCGGAACGGGTCGAGCGCGCCATGGCCGAGACGGGCGAGGAGGACGACGATTGGGACCCTCAGGACATCATGAAGGGGTCTTTCACGCTCAAGGACATGCAAAAACAGATGGAGGCGATGAACAACATGGGACCACTGGATCAGGTGATGGACATGATCCCCGGCATGGGTGGCGGTCTCATGGACCAGTTGCCGGACGACGCGATGGACGTGACCCAGGATCGGATGCGGAAATTCGACGTGGCGATGGACTCGATGACCGACGAGGAGTTGGAGAACCCCCGCGTCATCGGTCAGGAACGCGTCGAGCGCATCGCCCGTGGCTCGGGCGTCCCCGCGGAGTCGATCCGTGAACTCCTCGAACAGCACAAGATGATGGAGCGGACGATCAAGCAGTTCCAGGGGATGGGCGACGGCGACATGCAGCGGATGATGAAGAAGATGCAACAGGGCGACGGCGGCGGCGGGATGGGCGGGATGGGCGGCATGGGTCCGTTCGGATAG